The segment aaaaaaacattttaatgacattttctctgaaacagTGCTATAAGTTATGCAACTTGTTTAATTATTCAGCTTGTTCCTTATAAGAAAATGTGACTGTTGTTTTCTATTACCAATAAATACCAATGCAAATAACGTTTTCTAGTGTTTTGTTAGTGCATGTGAAATAAaacttgataaaaatgtttaaacaatttattttaagttataatttaatGTTACCCCAAAAATCTTTACAACGGTCATTTACAAAATTTATAAACTTgcatttgattaataaaaaacatactaaacaattatttttccagCACAGTAAAAATGGATAAAACGCCCTTCACAAGGTGATAAATCCTTTTCTCAgagtttttattacttattttagaTATCTACCTAGAAAACAATAGTTAATACAATCTAAATTACTTCTGGGGCTACTGtgaacatttaataatttttctgacattttgtattttaatcaagttttgcatgttttttcataaaattcaaGCAAATGGACTGTATCTTTTCATAAAAGGtcctttttaaatcataaaaatacataatagcTACACAAGACAAAGGAGGTTAAGCTTAAGCTACTTCATTTCagctcttatttaaaaaaacaccagtgcaaacataaaaaaatgcttgagAACATTTGGACATTTGCTGTTAGAATTCAACATttacaataatgagagaaatgtttccaaaaccGGTCCATGATTCAGTTTGTGAATATATTAACGTCGGTTTCAAGATAccacttgtttgttttagttactGTTGCTACTTGGACGCGGTACAGTGAGGCAATAGCCCTTGTCTGAGTGATTTATGACACTTTTATGATCATGTAGATGTATTTTGCTATTTGTCCgtcttgtttttatgattttcacTACTGAGGTTGTGCTCTGCGAACAGGCTCGGGTTTTCCGCCAGCGTGGATCgcactttctttttctctttgaagcGACCGGAGTGGGACACTTTGACGTGGCGGCCTTTGGTGGCAGACTTATCCACAATCTTCTCCAGCCTTGCATTGAACTGGCTGTCCATATTGTCTGAAGAGATGCCTGCTTGGTCTTTGTTCTCATTGTTGCATCCGTGCTCTGCTGGGATTTCATACAAAACCTTAGGTTCAGATTTCTTCTTGCGTGAGAAGGTCAGCTTCCACCAGCTTGAGTCAGCCATAGCACCACGGAGACTGGAGGGATGGCCCTGCAGGAATGACAATGCACCGTTAAGATGGCTGTCAGCATTCAGTTAAAGCTGCTTCTTTCTTTAACCCTGTTATGACAATCAAAAGATAATGAAAGGCAAACTGTGATTGAGAATTGTAATAGAAATTTCAATGACTTCATGTTTCTTTCTGGAAATTGAGTTAACATCATTTGTAATcacagaaatattcaaaattgaATGTATTGAAACTTTTTATGTCCAGAATGAGTGAACAGAATCTAGTTTATCAGCCCTTTTTAGAACAATACAGTAAACACAACATGCTATGAGCAAAATTCCAAAGCACCTGCAGATAAAGAAAGTCTACAGTCATGGTCTTCAGGCTGGTATGCATGAATTAAATTATTAGCACAATTAACAGAGATATTAAACTTTTAGTgattaacataaataataaaaaaacagcatgtcTCATCCATCCTTGGCGTACATTAGTGGATTGAACTGCCAGCTACACCAAACATGCCATCAGTACTTTCGAAGTATAGGTGATCTTGCACGTTTTattgttaaagtaaaacatttttcacaaaataaaaataataaaacagatcaCTAACAATCCCTTTTGAATCAATACCACATGGGAGTTGCATACTGTTAATTTCCCAGCTTTCTGTCGTGGGTTGCTGTGTTGCACAGTTGGTGTTAACATatgttaaaaaagaagaaggaaaaaacctggaaaattagatcctttaattgttttatttttttctttctgttttctgtacattttcaaTTAATGCTGCATGGCAGTGGCAAACCAGTACTTTCCTAATTTTGTGTAGCAGGAAATTGTGGTGTATCTTTAACACTAACTGCCAGCGTGGAAAAACGAGTGGTaaactgtattatttttctttcttttctcctttggtaatatacattaaaaataattgtgatccaaaatatttgattttatgcTATCTAAATCggataatttaaaatgtgacaaattgtaGCAGTTTGCTGCTGTTGTGCTAATGTTATCATGTGTGTAAATAGAAAAAGTGCAGATAGCTGAGCTAGCtctattttttcaatttttttcctctattaGGTTGCCAGATAATGTAGcattgaagtaaaaaaaaggtttgctgGTTGGTCATGCTTGTCATTTTTGCTTAAGTGTGTGTATAAGCAATAGACCAATAATAAGgacaatacaaacaaaaatgatctaTATCATTGAAACTCTGGGCTCCACTTTCTGAACTATTGGCTTCTAATGAAAGTGGAGTCAGAAGTGTTTGACTATTTTACGCTGAATTGCTTAATACATTGAAGATAAcaaataaatggtttaaaaagactttgtctttaaatatcaCTTCTGTTGCAGCTCTGTGTTTAATTGTTTTCCATGTTGATCAGTTCAAAAGTACAAATAACAATGTGCTCTTATTGTGTACACAGTGTTCTGCTCAACAGGCTCTTTCTTAGAAAGCTGAGCATAGCTATTGTTGCCCTCTTTCACCTGCTGCTCATCTCTCGGGTTAGGAGTCGTAGCGACACCAGACACCTTGGTCTCAGCTGATAAATTAATGATTATCTGAACAGGATCCTCTGTTACTCCCGTGTGATCTGATACGAAAAAGCTTTTCACTCAAGAAACACGCTGCCAGTCTTTAACTTGCAGAGCAGAAACTTATGCAAGGACTTGCTGCTACTGTTGTAACATCAAAATTGTCTGGATTAAGTGTGTTGTCTGTATACATGTAGGGTTCTGTGATTTATCtatgaatttattctgtttttgcgtttttgtcacatttaatgtCTCAAACTATGAAACACACTCTAATAACAAAGATAGCAAGAGTATAAATCCAAAAAACAAGCTTCAtatgattatttcatttttcaaggAGCAAAATTCAAACCAACCTGGTCTTGAATGACAAACTAATCCATTGTTAAATCGTGGCTTAACTGTAATAAACCacacttttgaaatgtttaaatccGTTTCTCTGACCATACCCAGTTCTGATTGCTCTTAGACATGTGAAACGAAGAAATCACTTGTCTAACATGAAAGacacgtgaaaaaaaaaatagtcacaTCAAGTCCGTTCTGAACAAATTCatgaaaatatcttttttaaataaataaataggttgCTGTTAGAGAAGCATTTTCCACAGAGCTAAGGCTTCATTGAACTAAACTGAAAGATGTTGTCCACAAAATTACTTCAAGAGATCATCAAtaactcatccaggaggtcacaaaagTCCCCAAAACAGCATGTAAAGTAGTACAAATCTCACTTTGTTCTTGAATCCAACATGATTCCAGAATAAGTTAAAAGACTGGGTAAAAATTAGGAAATTTGGGAAAGTATGTTCTTCTCtgacaagaaaataatttaacttcttggatttaatttaaataatctcttgtaaaagttttttaaaaaaagagtttttgaaAAGGAATATTATACTAACTGTCAAACATGATGGTGGTAGAGTGATGGTCAGGGATTTCAGGGATTGCTTTGGTGCTTCAGAACCTGAATCACTTAATGTATTGATTCTACTCCAGGCATGAGATTGTGACACTAAAATCAAGTGCATTTGGGTTATACATTAAGACAATGACCTGAAGCACACCAGCAACttgataaaaagtaaaacaagttttttcagTGGTCTAGTTGAGGTCTGGACTTAAATCCAACTGAAATGGAGAGACCTGACCTTAAACACACCAATCATGCTCAAAAACTCTtcaatgtattattatttatttatttaaggcAAGACTGAGTCAGAATTCCTCCACACTGATCAAGGTTGGAGTTCACTTGGGtctattttttcccctaaatagataaaattttcttttgaaaattgttttttgtatttgctcACACTATCTTTGTTCTGTATGAGTTTTGTTTGACGTTCTAAAAAATAGAAGATATCTTGGAGGGGACAAACACTTGCCCAATGCACTGTAAATACACAGGAAACAATAACCTCCACAATTTACCATTGCCTGGTAACCAGACAGCTAAAACAAATAACTGTTcaacaaaacaattattaacTGGGTAATCTGAGTGCATGGATCATAAACTGGTTTATGGAGCACTGTTTTGAAATGGCTCTCTGTCAATCTGCCTATAGAAAGCCTCGCACTATTtggttgctgttttctttttgcaaaatcctgtcttaaaggttttcttaaataattattttaatcatctttATGTATTAATTTCCTTATTAATGTTTAGATAGGTTTATAGGACATATTAAGAGTACTGAACAATAGGGCAGGTTGCCTATTATAACAAAAAAAGCGCATTTTTTTTGTAGAGCTTGTCAGGCTCTGTGAATAAGTAAGAATGACTGAACATTACTTCATTTGCATTAAATCTGGAGGTGTATGAATAACGTAAGAGTTTACTAAAGCTTTGCTGTAAAGCATCAAAaagagataataaaataaaataaaaaagaagtgatCCATGCTTCAAGTTTTTGTGCCTGTCAGATTTCCCTCATAACTCACAAATGCCTGAGTTACACTTTAGATTCACTAATGGAGCTGATTGGTGTTTATGTTTTAAGGTGAAAAGTTTTAAGAAACCAAGTTACATTCAGACAGTAATAGATTATTATATACgtccatttttacatttaaaaaagtctacaaaatgtttaacaatttttatatgaaaaatagaaatcatCAAAGTTGGAAGAGTTCAAACTGAAGAATTTCTTGggcatatttaaaattttagtgAATAATTATATTTACCAACTTCAACGACttcaaatttttggtttttgattttttatatatatatatatatatatatatatatatatatatatatatatatatatatatatatatatatatatatatatacaatttttatgttcagtgtggaaaaatcattttttaaaagaaaactattttctgcAACAATGCCTTGTTTCATAATAACAGCGTCTTCTCTTGGATAATGTTTGATGAAATTTGCTACATGACAATCCTACAACCATCCTCAATGAACTCACTTTTATTAAAGagtgactttttaaagtaaaaaatgagTGACTTTAGGcgacaaagatttttaaaaaaacccaaaaaaacagaaaatgtgttttggttttattcattCTAAACAGTTCTCCATCTTATTTGATCCTTTCACTTCTGTTCACACCCAGTTCTGGTTTGCCAACATGAAGAAGTCCAAGCTGCTCCTCGAAGACTGAACTTCTGTCTGAAACTCTAAACCTGATAAATATTTAAGCTCATGATCAATCAAATCTGCACTGGACCCCAATCCAGTGCTTCTCATGTCGTACGTGAGATTTTCAGCATTTCCTGTCAGCTTGACTAACTATTGGTTACAATAATAATTAAGTGAAATTATTAATTTGAAGCATCCTAattgaacaaatgaaaaagacCTATCCATCTCATCTCAGCGCATTAAAGGCATTTAAAAGCCACTTGGAGCACATCCCTCATTACTGGAGAGATGTTGTTATAGCACTGACTTAATGGCCTGAGAAacaacaaatgtgcaaaaatgaatgaacttaCGACGCTCTTCATCTTGTGTAAGAGACCTTGTAAGGCAGCTCTGGAAATAATATGGTGTGGCTACTTTAGGGAAGAAAGAGCAATTTGTCTTATCAGTCAGATAAAggattattattaataataaatctaTCTTTCTGTCAGTTTAGGTAGAGTGCCTTTGTCCTGTGTCTGAATACACCCGAAACTGAGCCGACTACGAAATCTGAAAGTTGTTTGGAAGCTGTGCAGATTGTAGCCCTGGCTTTATGAGTTTCATAAGCGCAACAATGTCCCTTTCATGAACGCTTAAAGGAAGCAAAGAGGCGTACAAATCTCTCTTTGGTGTGGTCATTTTTATCATGAAGCACCTATGCAAATAAAGAGCCTGTGCCCTTTCACAGAAACTCTCATCAGACTCTTATCTGGATCATGTGACACTTGGCACCTGGCACGGAAAGTCAAATTGCCCGAGggtaaaataaatcagatttaatttttggatcTGGAGATAAAACTTCTGATTTGCAGCTTAGTGCTGCATCTGTCTGGGCCTAATTTCACAGTCTGACCCGTGTTGCATAATAACGTCGGCGTTTAGTTTAAAGGTACTTACGTAACAGATAGTCGTAAACTAAGAGAAACTTTACCATGTTTCTTCAATCttatattttatgctttattgGAGTTGTTTAAAAGACACTGTTGAGCATTTTCTGCACATATTTCTTTCAGTGAGTATTGTTTGACTTATATGTGACCTTTGAGACAAAATGTCCTGTTGACATGAGCCCCCTCCGCCCCCACCTCCGCCGCTCATTTTTAATAAGTTACCGTGTATTCTGCTGTGTGTGCGGCTGAGCAGATTTTTCCAGAGATCTCAGCAGGGGGAGAAAAGGGAACAAATTTGGAAATGACTAACCAGCAGCGCCACATTGGAGCAGCAGAGACGGAGACATGGGGGGTCTCCAAGGGCACCGGGGCCTCCGCTGGTTTCACAACGAAGCAGGCTCACTTCTGATTCTCAAGTTTCTTCTCTAGTGAAAAACACGCTCCTGACTCATAGCAGAAAAGTCGACGGCGTTGATAAACGAGgggatttaattatttttctgctcaTCACAATGTGTATTAATTCGCTTTTCATGGTAATAAATGGAGACATTTCTTTTACAGCAGTAAAGTCCAAagtgttatttttgcttttatggcTAATCTTGTGACAACCAAGGTAGGTGTTACTCTTGCTCAGTTTCAACTCTTCATCATGTTAAATCCTAatattactgtatatatttggtTTCTACCAAGTAAGGGTTGAATCTCTAAATGTAAATTTGCTGTCAATCAAATATTTGGACCTGAAAAAATCAATACTCagagaaatagaaataaaatctcattttagcAGCAGCCAAAAGATAACTTCTATTGTTTTGTAAAGCAAcccaaaagtatttttcttccaaaaccCCCGTGTTATTTTATCCCTGAATGCTTAACGTTATTAGTTTTACAGCAGTAAAACGTAAagaaaattgctaaaaaataaataaaaaataataataattgagaacttaaattacattttcttcaatatttcattttattttgaacgGCTGAACATTACAGTATTACAGTTTACATAATTGGGACCATTATCGGTTTTGGTACTTTCGCTTATGTAACTGAAACCTCCTCTAACAGTACATTACAGACTTCTTACCATCGCTTGTTGCAGACATGAATCGGGTTTCATGTGGACTTGTTCTCTTACCTTGGGGACGACGAACTGCCTGCCTGAAGGAGAGTGTCTCAGATATGGAAGTGTCCCACCATGCTGATGACTGTCTGTCTTCTTCCCGCAGCTTTTGTGAATCTCCTGACTCTTCTCCTCAGGTGATTGTGAACAGGTGCAtcatctctctccctctccctttCTCTCCAGCCTTTTTTCTCATGTCCTCCACTTAAGAACACACCCTTCTCAAACACACATAAACCCAAGCCCCGCCTAGCTGAGAGTGCACAGCAATGTTGTAACATTGTCACCAAGCGACCTTCGGTGTTACAGGGTGCAATagaaacctttttttgtctCACCTTTAACAAGAATATTGTTTCATGTGAATGAGGTAGCTGTTAGTAGGACAAACACTGATTTATCTCCATTTCAGAGTGATTGTGAGCTGGAAATTGGAGCAAAGTAAGACGGATGCAGAGCTGTTTTGCATGGCTTTATGTAAAATCACAGTGAGTGGATGTCTTGGTGACCATTCAAATGAGCTGAAATTAGGCCACATGGCTCAGAGTCAAACATTATCTTTTCACAACTGCCTGACTTCAAAAGACACCTGCAGCGATTCATGTTAATCATCTGAATTAGCTAACACAAAAATGTATGTCAGAGTgtctcatttttgtttcatacttAGATGTTTTAGATCATGAAACAAATCTTGATATGACACAAAGATgacctgaataaatacaaaacaaaattaccGGTCctgagttttaaaataacaattgtATTTACCGAGGAGGCAAAAAAACCACTATTCAAACCACCCTGTTCCCACTAGTGGGTCTCACAGGAGTGGTCCCCTGGGCAAGCCCTTTTTTCTGCCACCACCTGCCAAAGAAAATGCAAGGAATTATCAGAAAACAATTACTGAGTAATCTCCCAGAAATCAGTAGCAGGCAAGGGAAACTTATATCAGTCCGCAGGGATACAAATATTAGTAAAGTAGTTAAGGGTTCATCTTGATAAATAAGATATAATATCTACTTCTTGGGCACCACACCTCTTTCTAATACCACCATGAGCAACTGCCCATGTAGCCCATATCAAAAACTGCCACAGCCTGGTCCtatataaaaaagttatttttttacatatttaagtCTCATGACAGGCTGttcttctgaaatgtttttttttttttttaccagatatAATAGGATGGACATCTTCCAATTGATTCTGCTTTGCTCTAATTagttaacagaataaaaaacgTGTACATGAGAAACATGTCTACGTTGTTTTTGGTCAGCCGTGGTTTTCACCTTGGAACACTTGTGTTCTGTCTCTTACTTATTGCTGCatattgacctctgaccttaactAAGGCAAGAGAGACCTTCTGGGCTGTAGATCTTATTATGGGTTATTTTGTGACCTGCTGGACCTGTTCTTGTTGATGTGTGCTTGGAATAATTTTGTAAGCCAGACTCTTCTGGGAAGGTTTGCCACTGCTGcttgttttctccatttctggTTAACAGCTCTCACTGTGATTAACCAGAGTCCCAAAGTCTTAGTAATGTCTCTGTAACCCTTTCCAAACTGATGTCCAAACTGATATCTGTCAGTGACTTTGCTTCTAATCTATTTTTCTTGAATTGGGGGAGGGGTTGCTTgggatttttaatttcattttttt is part of the Xiphophorus couchianus chromosome 10, X_couchianus-1.0, whole genome shotgun sequence genome and harbors:
- the prr15lb gene encoding proline-rich protein 15-like protein B; the protein is MADSSWWKLTFSRKKKSEPKVLYEIPAEHGCNNENKDQAGISSDNMDSQFNARLEKIVDKSATKGRHVKVSHSGRFKEKKKVRSTLAENPSLFAEHNLSSENHKNKTDK